In the genome of Desulfuromonas sp. DDH964, one region contains:
- a CDS encoding beta-ketoacyl-ACP synthase III produces the protein MIKARIIGTGSYVPEKILTNSDLEKFLDTTDEWIVTRTGIRERHIAAEGETTSDIATHAARRALDMAGLQPDDLDLIVVGTISGDYPWPATACLVQHKLGTRGQATFDVSAACCGFLYALSNAVAQVESGRVRRALVIGAEILTRLVDWEDRNTCVLFGDGAGAVVIEAQEGESGVLSTHLHADGSYWELLYQPGFGSANPPSVEGIAARLPFLKMQGNEVFKIAVRSLHEVAMEALTANGYTAADVNLFVPHQANQRILDATAKRLGLRDDQVFINVERFGNTSGASIPIALDEANRAGRIAAGDLVLLDAFGGGLTWASALVRW, from the coding sequence TTGATCAAAGCGCGTATCATCGGCACCGGGTCCTATGTGCCCGAAAAGATACTGACCAACTCCGATCTCGAAAAATTCCTCGACACCACCGACGAATGGATCGTGACCCGCACCGGGATTCGCGAGCGCCATATCGCCGCCGAAGGGGAAACGACATCCGACATTGCAACCCATGCCGCCAGGCGGGCCCTGGATATGGCGGGGCTGCAACCGGATGATCTTGACCTGATCGTGGTCGGTACCATCAGTGGTGATTACCCCTGGCCGGCAACCGCCTGTCTGGTCCAGCATAAGCTTGGGACTCGCGGGCAGGCTACCTTTGACGTCTCCGCCGCCTGCTGCGGTTTTCTCTATGCGCTCTCCAATGCGGTGGCCCAGGTTGAAAGCGGCCGGGTGCGGCGGGCACTTGTCATCGGTGCGGAAATCCTGACCCGGCTGGTCGATTGGGAAGATCGCAATACCTGTGTGCTCTTCGGTGACGGTGCCGGCGCGGTCGTAATCGAAGCGCAGGAAGGCGAGTCTGGAGTCCTCTCGACCCACCTGCATGCCGATGGCAGTTATTGGGAGCTCCTCTATCAGCCCGGGTTCGGTTCTGCCAATCCCCCCTCCGTGGAAGGGATTGCCGCCCGTCTCCCCTTTTTGAAGATGCAGGGAAACGAGGTTTTCAAGATCGCTGTTCGCTCCCTCCACGAGGTTGCGATGGAGGCCCTGACGGCAAACGGATACACCGCCGCTGACGTCAATCTTTTCGTCCCGCACCAGGCCAACCAGCGGATTCTCGATGCCACCGCCAAGCGTCTCGGTTTGCGCGATGACCAGGTCTTTATTAATGTCGAGCGCTTCGGCAATACCTCCGGCGCCTCGATTCCGATTGCCCTGGATGAAGCGAACCGCGCCGGAAGGATTGCCGCCGGGGATCTTGTCCTGCTGGATGCCTTCGGGGGGGGCTTGACCTGGGCTTCCGCCCTGGTGCGCTGGTAG
- the rpmF gene encoding 50S ribosomal protein L32: protein MAVPKKKTSKSKRDMRRAHDAVNAPGISLCPQCKEPKQPHRVCPSCGTYKGKEVISSEE from the coding sequence ATGGCGGTACCTAAGAAAAAGACTTCCAAATCAAAACGCGACATGCGGCGTGCCCATGACGCCGTAAACGCTCCTGGTATTTCGCTCTGCCCCCAGTGCAAAGAACCGAAACAGCCCCACCGCGTTTGCCCGAGTTGCGGGACCTATAAAGGTAAAGAAGTCATCTCCAGCGAAGAATAA
- a CDS encoding MazG family protein: MENRAIGRALCRLHRIMEILRSPGGCPWDAMQTTASLKPYLLEEVYELLEALDGGDPLQIKDELGDLLLQIVFHAQIFAEEEIFDLAAVANGISDKLERRHPHVFADSPLTTIDELNQQWDQIKRKEKPNHSTERNLLDGIPKDLPALARAAKFLERASRKSVLAPEAPQDVLTLENRYRPLVDAAANANDASRLEAAFGEFILATVAWGRTAGLDAEQALRQALNRHAGKPAQNLASHP, from the coding sequence ATGGAAAACCGGGCAATCGGCCGCGCGCTTTGTCGGCTCCACCGCATCATGGAAATCCTTCGCAGCCCCGGGGGGTGCCCCTGGGATGCCATGCAGACGACAGCTTCACTGAAACCTTACCTGCTGGAAGAGGTCTACGAACTCCTGGAAGCGCTGGATGGGGGAGATCCGCTCCAGATCAAGGACGAACTGGGTGATCTCCTGTTGCAGATCGTCTTTCATGCCCAGATCTTTGCCGAAGAGGAAATCTTTGACCTCGCCGCTGTCGCCAATGGTATCAGTGACAAACTCGAACGCCGCCACCCTCATGTCTTTGCGGACAGCCCCCTTACGACGATTGACGAACTCAACCAGCAGTGGGACCAGATCAAGCGCAAGGAAAAGCCGAACCACAGCACGGAAAGAAATCTTCTCGACGGGATCCCCAAGGATCTTCCCGCTCTCGCCCGCGCCGCCAAATTCCTTGAACGCGCCAGTCGAAAATCGGTTTTGGCACCGGAGGCGCCCCAGGACGTGCTAACCCTTGAGAACCGGTATCGGCCGCTGGTGGACGCCGCCGCCAATGCCAACGATGCATCACGCCTCGAAGCAGCCTTCGGAGAATTCATTTTAGCTACAGTTGCCTGGGGCCGGACCGCGGGGCTGGATGCCGAGCAGGCATTGCGGCAGGCCCTCAACCGGCACGCCGGAAAGCCTGCTCAAAACCTCGCTTCACACCCCTAA
- a CDS encoding YceD family protein: protein MLQLRVDDIKDQGLLLDFSEPPESFPALEELQLQGEVSFDGPIVVSGRVQRVAGLVEIEGAVQTAARIPCGRCLEDVSLPLDARFCVTFSRELPEIVDEEDGAELELSAEEMGLIPFTGDEIDLREAIQEQVIMALPLRPLCRPECLGLCPQCGADLNREQCGCEAPIFNSKFGSLREFKINSEDNGSGRS, encoded by the coding sequence GTGTTGCAGCTTCGCGTTGACGATATCAAGGACCAGGGGCTTCTCCTGGACTTCAGTGAGCCTCCGGAGTCCTTTCCCGCTCTTGAGGAGCTGCAGTTGCAGGGCGAAGTCAGTTTTGACGGTCCGATCGTTGTCAGCGGTCGGGTACAGCGGGTCGCCGGTCTGGTCGAGATCGAGGGAGCGGTTCAGACCGCAGCCCGGATCCCCTGTGGGCGCTGTCTGGAAGATGTCTCGCTCCCTCTGGATGCCAGGTTTTGCGTCACCTTCAGCCGGGAACTGCCGGAGATCGTGGACGAAGAGGATGGCGCGGAGCTGGAGCTCTCAGCCGAGGAGATGGGACTTATTCCATTTACCGGCGATGAGATCGATTTGCGCGAGGCGATTCAGGAGCAGGTCATCATGGCTCTGCCTCTGCGGCCGCTCTGCCGGCCTGAATGCCTGGGGCTCTGTCCCCAGTGCGGCGCCGACCTGAATCGTGAGCAGTGTGGTTGCGAGGCGCCGATTTTCAACAGCAAGTTCGGCAGCCTGCGCGAGTTTAAGATCAATAGTGAGGATAACGGCTCAGGGCGTAGCTAG
- the plsX gene encoding phosphate acyltransferase PlsX, which translates to MIVAVDAMGGDNAPAVEVEGAVAAAREWNIPIVLVGDRARVAAELEKFDIRNLDITIHHASEVVGMHDSASDAVRKKKDSSIRVAFNLVLQKSASAVVSAGNSGATMAAGMFVLKRVKGIDRPAIATIVPNLDSQTLVLDVGGNVDCKPLHLAQFALMGEVYARQVLGKERPRVGLLSNGEEATKGNELTRDAHRLLSTAPFNYLGYIEGRDIYNGKVDVVVCDGFVGNVVLKVSEGLAEAIFTMLKREIGGRFFAKLGFLMARPALRAFRKRVDYAEYGGAPLLGIEGTGMICHGGSSVLAIKNAIHMAREAVLQNVHGRLATQLQQGEVGGASGEGAEY; encoded by the coding sequence ATCATCGTTGCGGTGGACGCCATGGGAGGGGACAACGCACCTGCCGTGGAGGTCGAAGGGGCCGTTGCCGCCGCGCGGGAGTGGAATATCCCGATTGTTCTGGTCGGCGACAGGGCCCGGGTTGCCGCCGAACTCGAAAAATTCGACATCCGGAATCTCGACATCACCATCCACCATGCCAGCGAAGTGGTCGGGATGCACGATTCGGCCTCCGATGCCGTGCGCAAGAAGAAGGATTCGTCGATCCGCGTAGCCTTCAACCTGGTGCTGCAGAAATCGGCTTCGGCAGTGGTCAGCGCCGGGAACTCCGGGGCGACGATGGCAGCCGGCATGTTTGTCCTGAAGCGGGTGAAAGGGATTGACCGGCCGGCAATCGCGACGATCGTTCCCAACCTGGACAGCCAGACCCTGGTCCTCGATGTCGGAGGGAATGTCGACTGCAAACCGTTGCATCTGGCCCAATTCGCCCTGATGGGGGAGGTCTACGCCCGCCAGGTGCTGGGCAAGGAGCGTCCCCGGGTCGGCCTTCTCTCCAACGGGGAGGAAGCGACCAAGGGGAATGAGCTGACCCGCGACGCCCACCGCCTGCTGAGCACGGCGCCCTTTAATTATCTCGGTTATATCGAGGGCCGCGACATTTATAACGGCAAGGTTGACGTTGTCGTCTGTGACGGCTTTGTCGGCAATGTCGTTCTCAAGGTTTCCGAGGGGCTGGCCGAGGCCATCTTCACCATGCTGAAACGGGAAATTGGCGGTCGTTTTTTCGCCAAGCTCGGATTTCTGATGGCTCGTCCGGCTTTGCGTGCTTTTCGCAAGCGGGTGGATTATGCGGAATACGGCGGCGCTCCCCTGCTTGGCATCGAGGGGACCGGGATGATCTGCCACGGCGGCTCGAGTGTTCTGGCGATCAAGAACGCCATTCATATGGCACGGGAAGCCGTCCTGCAGAATGTGCACGGTCGTCTCGCGACCCAGTTGCAACAGGGCGAAGTCGGCGGTGCCTCTGGGGAAGGAGCTGAGTATTGA